One window of Acidimicrobiales bacterium genomic DNA carries:
- a CDS encoding OB-fold domain-containing protein, translated as MPVIEGWFTMDDDRPQLLGSRCSSCGARFFPKAAACRSPQCGQGQLEDVPLSRTGRVWSFTDNRYQPPPPYVASDPFEPYAIAAVELADERMVVLGQLESGVDVTALGVGAEMELTLGTLYEDDEHEYLVWKWRPTGA; from the coding sequence GTGCCGGTCATAGAGGGCTGGTTCACCATGGACGACGACCGGCCCCAGCTGCTCGGCAGCCGGTGCTCGTCGTGCGGCGCCCGCTTCTTCCCGAAGGCCGCCGCCTGTCGCAGCCCGCAGTGTGGCCAGGGCCAGCTGGAGGACGTACCGCTGAGCCGAACGGGGCGCGTCTGGTCGTTCACCGACAACCGCTACCAGCCGCCGCCGCCGTACGTCGCTTCCGACCCGTTCGAGCCCTATGCCATCGCCGCCGTCGAGCTCGCGGACGAACGCATGGTCGTGTTGGGCCAGCTCGAGTCCGGCGTCGATGTGACCGCGCTCGGCGTGGGCGCCGAGATGGAGCTGACGCTCGGGACCCTCTACGAGGACGACGAGCACGAGTACCTGGTGTGGAAATGGAGGCCGACTGGTGCCTGA